In Porites lutea chromosome 9, jaPorLute2.1, whole genome shotgun sequence, a single window of DNA contains:
- the LOC140947807 gene encoding uncharacterized protein, whose protein sequence is MSASRAALSLIESAIKKHNVVVFSKTTCPFSVLAKRILSEAGVEEMKVYEIEQRQDAAEIQSALQVMTGRRTVPNVFIKGTSIGGGSETAELYQSGKLKEMLQEQGIVK, encoded by the exons ATGTCCGCCTCACGAGCAGCTCTTTCGTTAATAGAGTCAGCCATTAAAAAACATAATGTCGTCGTGTTCTCCAAAACAACATGCCCGTTTTCAGTTCTAGCCAAGAGGATTTTAAGTGAGGCAGGAGTTGAGGAGATGAAAGTTTACGAAATCGAACAAAGGCAAGACGCTGCGGAGATCCAG AGTGCCCTCCAGGTAATGACAGGGAGACGAACAGTGCCTAATGTGTTCATTAAGGGAACAAGCATTGGTGGAGGATCAGAAACCGCTGAACTGTACCAGTCTGGCAAGTTAAAAGAAATGCTGCAAGAGCAAGGAATTGTAAAGTGA